Within the Rickettsiales bacterium genome, the region CGGGGGCAATACCATCACGATCAATGGTGGTGGCAATACGGTCAGCGCTGCGAACGGAGATACTATTAATCTTTCCGGCAATGGCACCACCGGCGCGAATGGCGGCATTGATACGGTCAATATGTATTACGGCACGATCAACGTATCTGCGAATACCGACGTACAAGGCAATTACTCGGGTAATACGATCAATGTAGCCAATAACGATACGGTGAGTGTTTCCGGTAATGCCAACACAGTGACTTCCACTGGCAGCAATACGTCGATTTCCGTCACAGGTAACAATAACATCGTCAATGCGGTGGCTTCCGATACGGTTACCATTGCCGGTAACGGCGATACGGTCAACACGACCGGCGCAGCTACGATCTCTCTGTCCGGTTATAGCAACATTGTGAATGCCTATAGCGGCAGCAGCATTACGCTGGCGACCAATGCCACAGCGACTATCAACGGCTCCAATCTGACGATCCAAGGTAATGGCAACCACTACCAGTTTGCTCGCGGTGCAGGTCAGGACATCCTGACCAATGGCTTGTCCACGAATACCGGTCCGAGCGGTGAATTGGATATGGGAACCAATATCGCAAAGGACCAGATCTGGTTTGAGAAGGTAGGTAATAATCTGCAGGTCGATATTTTGGGCACAACCGATCACATGACGATCAACAACTGGTATAGCAATAGCTATTCTCAGCTGAGCAGCATCCACACCGCTGCAGGTAATGTGATCGATACCCAGATAGCGCAGCTGGTGCAGGCGATGGCAACTTACAGCGCTAATAACTCGGGTTTCAATCCCACCACCG harbors:
- a CDS encoding DUF3060 domain-containing protein; its protein translation is GGNTITINGGGNTVSAANGDTINLSGNGTTGANGGIDTVNMYYGTINVSANTDVQGNYSGNTINVANNDTVSVSGNANTVTSTGSNTSISVTGNNNIVNAVASDTVTIAGNGDTVNTTGAATISLSGYSNIVNAYSGSSITLATNATATINGSNLTIQGNGNHYQFARGAGQDILTNGLSTNTGPSGELDMGTNIAKDQIWFEKVGNNLQVDILGTTDHMTINNWYSNSYSQLSSIHTAAGNVIDTQIAQLVQAMATYSANNSGFNPTTATAMPTDPTLQSTLAASWH